From Populus alba chromosome 16, ASM523922v2, whole genome shotgun sequence:
tttctcttttttttttatttatatacacatacaacttaaaacacaatgtatctttaacccatataacgagttttaggctaatgactcccagaccagttggtcttagggcattaggtgttgagacacccttacgagcttaacaactcgggttgtagatactgatacgtagatagtgcaatgtttgattcccttaagcttttctccttaacccatgtaacaagctttgggccaatagctcccaagtcagttgactttagggtattaggtgttaaaacaccccttcgggcttaattgcttaggttagggaggctacgaaaccaaacttatctacgtttttattatcatcaatattatcattattttttttatttttttgcaaattatatactatcccttacccttagttgttaccttcaacaaaagaacataaataatgtaataatccaatgtgcaacccaaaatcatatgttaaagtgtgtgtgtgaaaatgaaggtttaataatacttgttaaatgagtataggagcagaattaagtgataacaatgcgagagtttgtaaacctgaatatttcaagaagtattctaataggccttgttatgaatattgcaaataaccattagaaaatttttactaagatgcctctcaagaataattcctctttactctgccatcctagtaataacagttttgccaaatggttttttaaaaacaacaacagttagttggttagttttttttttttttaaactactaccctttccccccaaccaaaacgagacattgtcctcaatgtcctaaggtagaaagatagagtatagaagacatcaccggaaacaacgaacaatgataaacctaaaacacacttaaacaaatataagaagtaacagaacaaaataatatgttattaataaaaccaaaagacacaaggtttcacagatgaaggctcaaatctaatctaagctttttacggctttccttagctgaccaatctaggcgactcatgcaaggatcaatgacagggatgaaagattgtagttggtcaatcaattgttcagcagtagcagcagagattatgatttgtcgtgctgaagatgttagaaattcctgttccacagcttgatcaaggaaagacagcaacttatcataaaaatcattaacatttaacaaacctataggtttatggtgaatgtgcagttgggcccaagatgaaatatgaaagatctcttccaatgtgcccagaccacctggtaaggcaatgaaggcatcagcatggctaaacatggaattcagtcgatcagacattgttgggacctgtaattcctctccaattgtttttccaatgatgtctccatttgctaaagctttggggacaacccccaaaacttgactgcctcctaaaaatgcagtcattgacacacctcccattaacctaAGGCTGCCTCcctcatacactaaatgaatctttctctcagctagtacttgaccaagatgatttgctgattctaaaaactctttttctttcccagggctggatccaccgaaaacacaaatatttcttatatgatgacttgaggaacctgccatttctacacacttctatatttgatgaatgtacaggatgagtagaaatgaagggaaggaagagaagaatttatagatgaaaaagtagaaatgcaatcataccacctatatgtaggccagctgtagcctcacactctctctctttttattaattatttattttgaaaaagcatgtatgtacaggtagttgtgattgtggctcatatcttcccttggttttacgtccaagaacggcttaaacgccctctatgggtcgcattgaccaaaagcttgatgtcttctcccaagtgcggagtgtcgaagtaataaataacccggcaagaccggggtcgaaccacagagaggttaattgtataaattatacataacaagacaacaacaacaacaacaacaacaacaacaacaataacaataatagtaataataataatactcagtacgtggcgttgttacacctgagaatgatctaaaagatcgggtcacaggtttccagcctatatattgagtttatgaaaagatcaaagagatatattatataatataaacagaatgtaaataataataataataacaataataataatagtagtagtagtagtagtagtaaaagaagaagaagatgaagaaattaatgagaactttgagatgaaagattaatgtaaggattaaacaatgataaaaataaatgtcaaggttagaggatccactaatggtacttcaaacaagtatagtataaactcttattactcaattggaaaccacacataaaggaggttccaatcagattataaattgttaacatgattacattagttatcttattcgaataaagctaatacttgtaaatgttggcaggcattcatgattataacttttgttaacaacaaatcaagtccctttcatagctcaagtgtcggttataccatacagtatgggctatgaaagtaccaagtattttttgtaccaagtgttatacaacataaatctagattaaccatttaacaagcaaagtattaaaagtgaacaagataacaaatataaaacatgttagtatccaacgttaaggtccatgttaagtttatactatacttattcttacaccattagcgtacccttttcaccttgacataactaacttagctaaacataatgaaagaaagaaagaaacataaatgaacaagataagaacataaatgagaaagaagttaactaagtaaaggaaaggaaatgaagtgcataaacttgatattaatgaaagcaaaatgtaagcaatacaaagagagaaagcaagagcatgatcttgatctggaaaccaagatgcctcaatacatggtaagcgcctccttttataggccaaaatttagaactattgatttgttaattaattgatgagtgggtggccacatcttgacttggtaacaatccttatatttttgtctgaacaagacatcattgctaacatcataatttgcccaaaatcctcaggaatgttctaggaaattgtctcagctttccaacaaaaaaaaagatgaggtcatttggacttctagaactcaagatatgggctgaacactaaatagtgtctgggctgcaggacagcttcggacttcttcgttgttccttcagtttggacttcaaaatggcctttttaaatcttgggcccctcaaaaagttgtaggcctttgtcttatctttccatccatataaaatggacctaaatccgagatctagagctccagatatgatccaattaccgagaaatgttccggtttggactgcacgggcatctcttttctaagtttggccatctctttgtcctttcactttcaatacttaaactcatcaatcaatccttttatttatgtgataggcctgcatttaagatgagcatttaccataaattaaggtatcttatagtatcaaacttgttattataaaacatgctttagttaagaagttattgatacttcaagtgcaaaatgatgatataaaaccttgataaacatgcactttttaGTACTAATCAAtgagaaagaaataaatattgatgttttttacatatagtgaaaaagaagaatacgaaaaagaagaaatgagtttgtctcttgtgaaataagaggATTCAGGCTTTTTATTTTGGCGTGTTAACAACAAATTTACAgaagaataattaaatatgaatattttttaattattccgttgataattccatcggtaatatttaatttaaattttgaaaaaacttttCAGAAACCGTCAACAATCACCaacgatttttttatttgtcggtgattccgtctgtaatatttaaataaaaattttgaattaattgaattttttcagaaaaccgccaaataACACCGATGACTTTTCAATCTGTCAGTATTTTTATCcataaagaacaataattaacagTGCATTTGGAAAgtgaacagttctggagctctctgtaaaataccgacggaaaattccACCAgtgattccctttgtaattgacaaaAAAGAATAGTGTTCAGAGTTTACCAAcgaatttaccgacggattttaccAACAtaatttattccgtcggtaattcttttggtaaaaataacacgtcatcattttttttttgctttgttttatttttttgcccactgtaattccctcggtatataccgagggaatatttccatcggtaaaatcCCTTGAAAATTTATCGACAGAAATATTCTCTTAGTATTTTCGTTTGTATTTatcgattttctggtagtgatatggactaaaattgaaatacaaaaaacaaactgACCTTTACTTTTTAGTGACGTCCATGAGTGAAAAATTGTTCATCTTTGCTGTTAGGTGCCACTTCGAGAGGAAACGTATGCAGCTTTGTTTATGAAAGGGTAGGTATGTCTAGTGAGAGGCGTCGCATGCCGCACAAAAAGTGCATACGCCTCTCATATATTGGCACAGTGTGAGCATGTGATagcatcttttttaattaaaaaatcattaattcaacataaaaaaaaatgccctCTAATAAtctggaattaaaaaaaattatgtaaaaggatgaaattgtatcTGCACACATGCCTTAtttgtttatgatttaaaaggcaaaactatctttttaatgtgttctaaagataacaaataaaaatactttcgGTCAAcggttctaatttttttttacttggagggtaaattagttattttattatttttaaaatgcacaAAGACACTTGTACCCCTATCAATTCTTTAATGACTTGACAACAGATGGAAATGACTGTATTATCCCATTAACTCACCTCATTTTTCTTTAAAGAGCAAAATCATAATATTACTATAGCAATGAttagttttttgtgtttgaggcacatttttaatgttaattattttgaaagtaaataGGTCGGCTGCCTTGTTTGAAACTAGAGACATTGGCtgctaaatagaaaaaaccatgTCCTTGGTCAGGTCAACATGGAAAAGGGATagcttaataattaattaacaccaTATTGCAACGGGAAGCTGTCCACTGCAACTGGAAATTGTGTTGCCATTGTTGACTTGTTTAGCAATTATTTAGCAAATCCAGCGAAAGTAATCTTGTGACTCTCCCAGTGACAAGTGAATTTAACTTATAAAAGTTGATAAAGGTAGTTAAAAGCATAAACTCGTACCAATAattgttggggggggggggcggcgGCAAGTGGATATATAtggttatattttatattcatagcTCACAGTATGAAATGCAAAAGATGCTCCAAGTTGcattatttaagaataaaattgtgTTGCCATTGTTGACTTGTTTCTTGAAATGATGTCCAGttgcctgtttttttttatttaaagacaCGACATGCCATCAAGACCTGCATAATATAGAAATTTAGCTATTTTTCTTTCGGTTTATTTCTTCgagtaatattttgtttctgtgatTATGGCTACTGGGCAAGCACCAGGCAACCCCATTCCAGCTATGAGAACATACCCGCCGGTGGAGCATCCAGTGGTGGTAATAGGGCCACAGTACCTGGCACAGTACCCTGTTGACCTCGCCGTCAACAGTGATTTTAAGGTGTCTGACATTAATGGCACCCTCATGTTCCAGGTCAAGAGTAAACTATTAAGCCTACGTCGTCGTTTTCTGAAAGATGCAGCCGGAAACACCCTTGTCAATCTCAGGCATATGGTATGCTTAATTGCTCTCTGTCTTttgttctcttctttttcaatcTAACCATCACAACAACGATAAGAGTCAATCCGATATCAATTTCTTACCGCgtgtttaatttatcattttctccAGATAAGGACCATGCATGGGAGGTGGGAGGCTTTTAGAGGAGAAAGCGAGGAGCAGAGTGATTTGATTTTCACAGCCAAGAAATCAAAGCTGTTCCAATTCAAGACTGAGTTAGATGTATTCTTGGGTAATAACAAAGGAGAGGTCCCTGATTTCAAGGTCAAAGAAGGCAACAGCGAGAGTTCCTGCTCTATACTTCTTGGAGATTCCAATACCATGCTTGCACAGGTAACATTAACAAAACTTATTTctgaaatatatcaatattgaataaatttaacCAACATCATCTTCTCATATAGAACTATATGTCTGTGGCTGAGGCTGTCGTAGAAATACCCCAGATTTCATTACATCATTTACATTAAAaccaattattgttttaatcaaGAAAGTTGTCTTCATAATATCTCATGCCAGTATCTTTCTTATTATGTGAACGCAGGTGCATGGAAGACACACTCTCGCGATTATGCCTAATGTTGATTATGCCTTCATAGTGGCTCTTGTGGTGGTGATTCTCAACGGGAACAATGCGGATGATCATGGGGACTCGGCCCTTACTGGCCTTAAGGTTGTTGACGGTGTTATCGAAGGAATTGGTTCGTCGGCGTAAAAAACACACTCCATAGGTATTTCATCAACAGAAACTGTTTGTCGGCATTTAGATAGTTggtaatttctctttttgttgctAATTCtgtctgttaaaaaaaataaacactgaCAGTCATATAGACAGAAAAAAcgcgtaaaaaaaaatttccacaGAGGGAATAATCTAGTCTCTATTTCCAACGGTAACTCACAGACGTAAAAGTTTTGTAAATACGGCATAGGCAGTAAATATTTTGCAACTTTATAAAATACCGATGGTCTTTGGCCGTTAGTGTAGATACCGATTATAGTGACATatatagtaaatattttttaattctctgtaaaataccaattatacaaataaaattgtataaattatatagcAATTAACTCTCCGTAAAATAGcatttatgcaaataaaattgtatgaaacgtcaaaaatataaaaataaagttaaataatattaatccaaatattcattataaatttaaagtgtttccaaaaaaacattaaactagaacaatgacgtagctggaggaggaggaggaggatgtttGTTTCCAGGATCAAATGGCCAAAAAAGGGGCGCACATATATCATGGATACCCATCTGTGATCTAATGTCCATGACCATTTGGTGGAGTTGTTCATAGTCCATCGAGAGTCGCTCGTATTGTTGTTTCAAGGCCATGAACTCCTCAGACTGGGTGCTTGATACTAATTGGGAACTCCCAACGGTTGAGACACTATGGGCGCCCGCAAGTTCTcggccgtagtgttggagagctcgtacacccgatttttatcgggtccaccaaACGATcctacctccatccacaaatctggATTGAAAttcggatgggtcgaaggatcatccttctatctctccctcaaccggctattataggtctcctgaaaattaaaaaagaaatcatcttattcaattcaagaaaataataacttaaaaaataaaatggttgaacgaaCATACCATAAAGTGTTGAGCGCAGTTGTCCTCAaactgttgcacccccttttggcggtcttccTTTCACACGTGCGTCTCTACAAACAGTTTCATTACAAatgttgcaagttaaatatatttataagtaacaataaattaattaacgatatatttcatttaaattaatcttaccattcgCTTCATATCTGCACTATACGAAACGGAGCTGCCGGTGTGCGTGGTCACCAAACCATGAATTTCCGGTTCTGGTTGTCGGCATTAGACTGTaagcgtcgtgtgaaccgctcaaaCGTCACGTGCTCAATATATTGTGGCCATATATCCCTTGGGATGTATggtggtttgaaatccctccaaaccatCATGTCATTTCAGCCTTATAGATTGTTATCTCTCGtatattttttggctttttttgtgtgtcataccaaaaattatgcaacctacttccataatgataaattaaattttaaaacaaaaaattatattattttttatgttacctaTATGCCACGTGATTCTCCAACACCTTCTTCGCAACATTGTCATGCGCGCTATCCCACTCAAACTTGTGTTgtgtataattaatttatttaaaataaaaatagtatgagatataaaattataaaaataatttattaaagataAGCTGGAAATTAGAAGTTGACACCTACTTGTAATCTTCGAAACCATGCATCGATATAAGGTCTCCAATCAGGATGTTTGGAAagctgactccattgaaataatagAATCTCCATCAACAATTTAAACACCGATGTTATTACTCGGGCGgtctcaatgtttgtgaacctaaaaataaataaaaataataaaatattaattacttgttcataaattatgttataagtattaaaaaaaacctaaaaccaaaacaaacttacattgaaaggttgtCCTTCCCATGTGCCTAGTACTTGTGGGTGAATTGACCCCGCTGTGAAGGCACACCGCCTCTGCGTTGTAAAACCACGCTGGAAGAGGTAGCATTGCGAGTGGGTGCAGGTGCATCTTCTTGATCGCCACTTAAGGATAAGTCATCATCGTTGCTAAAAGAACTAGCTACAACCATTTGATGACGACGTATTGTTGATTTCATTCTATGTATTTACACAAATTTATAcgaataattacataattaaatttgattattttaaattcagcggcacctcccctatactggagaCTATCCAAAGTtttcaaacctgcaaatattgacAATAGCCACAAACCAATTGActcttttgaaaaatattatatataacctAGCATCTAtacaaatttaacaataaaataaagaaaaaaaataacatttaattttatatattcaacTAACATCCATAGAAATTcatcattaataattaaaattaatggaagtAATCAAACACATATCaagcaataatagagtaaaattaagataaaataattaaatttaatcctatattttcaattactatttacaagtaaattcaagaataacaattaaaattcaacaagataataaattattatagcaataagaacaataaaataggcaacaaattaaaaaaaaaaaaatataggctttaggaatgaaaaatgCTTATCTTAATAATGTATTTATTTCTAGACTTTATCTACatacaatacaaatatatatatatatatatatatatatatatatatatatatatattgttatttttatatttttatatcattttgatatggtgatatcaaaaatatatattttttaaatattattttaatatatttatacattaaaaatatttaaaaaacaattattatctcAGACAAAATATCCCAAGCGACAATCTCAATATAAGAgagcaaaaattcaaaatgtcaaGATCAAAACGCAAATGTCCATTAACAttaacactgttcatcttcttcacccgaaaaaagaagaaaacggATGCCTTTATTGCATTAAAATCCATGCGACTGCATGGCATTCTCTGGTTATAAAAACCAGAGAAGGAGAACCGGcaggagaaggagaaaaaagggCAGAATCGAGGGGCCAATAGGGAGCATGAACGAAAACAGAGAGGGGACCTAAAAACAGAGAAATAGGGAGAGAGCAAAAGGACAGCAGGCCTGCTTTGCCTTTGTTCTCAAAACTCAAGTGAAGTGCAGGGAAACTGCAAGCGTTGGTCAGCCTAATTATTCGTCTCCAGCTACACACTCCAAACCATCGGAAGAGAGAACTGAGAAAAACAGGAGAAAAGGAGGAGCAGAACCGAGGAACACAAACAACCAGAGAAGAAAAAGCCACGAAcgggagaaaaggaaaaactgtGGAAACTGGGGGGAAGACGAAAACAAAACCAGGGGAGCCGAGAGAGAGAAGACTGGAGAGACAAAAACAGTGAGGCACATTGGCCAGCCAACACAGGAGCGCCAACCTCGTCTCCGGTTGCGCCAGCCCCTTCCCCCTCCGAACAGACATAATACAGAGACGAGAAGAGAGCCATGAGCAGACTTTcgttcctctgtttcttctcaaagaaacagaggaggcTAAAGAAAAAGAGCCACGAGCAGGGGACGAAGAAAAGAGGCAGGAGACGCAGGACACCGAGAGAAAACAGTGAGGCACATTGGCCAGCCAACACAGGAGCGCCAACCTCGTCTCCGGTTGCGCCAGCCCCTTCCCCCTCCAAACAGACATAATACAGAGACGAGAAGAGAGCCACGAGCAGACTTTcgttcctctgtttcttctcaaagaaacagaggaggcTAAAGAAAAAGAGCCACGAGCAGAGGACGAAGAAAAGAGGCAGGAGACGCAGGACACCGAGAGAAAACAGTGAGGCACATTGGCCAGCCAACACAGGATCGCCAACCTCGTCTCCGGTTGCGCCAGCCCCTTCCCCCTCCAAACAGACATAATACCGAGACGAGAAGAGAGCCACGAGCAGACTTTcgttcctctgtttcttctcaaagaaacagaggaggcTAAAGAAAAAGAGCCACGAGCAGAGGACGAAGAAAAGAGGCAGGAGACGCAGGACACCAAGAGAAAACAGTAAGCATAAAAGGCAGGAGGAGACAAGCAGAAGGGAAGAACCTAAGCAGAGGAAAGCCACCATGACCAGAACCAACATTGCTGCTGCCTTCGGTGTTTCCAGAACCAGGTAAGTAGGCTTCACTTCCcccacttttcattttaattcactccCTTCATCTGCACATGCACGCGTGATTTAATTCACGCGTGCTTTATGTTGCCCAGctgggtcactggcttgggccagtgaccgggccGGGCTGGCTGGATCCAGCCCAGTCCATGTGGGCTGAGGGGGGCCcagtccaaaaaataaaaatatagaaaaatagaaaaataaaaagtaggaaaaataaaaaataataaaaaatgtgtatgcataaataaaaataatataaatttattggtttattcactgacgctagagtcaggaataaaaatagcGGTTTAaacttatattgtttttattcaatgtattttattttatttagctaaaaaataaaaaatatgtgcatgcgtaaaaataaatttattttatttgtttattcactagcATTAGagatagaataaaaatattgatctgaatttattttatagctacgtaatatttaccaatgccAGAGTTGGAAGTATCCGTAGTCGAATATTCCCTAGCGCCAGAtttaggaatattataaacaaaccatcagagcataaactaataaatatttagcaatttaagacaaaatcatCCATGCAGTCTGCCGCAGGCAGAACGTTtaaagggtgataatatctttccttttacgtaaccagtcccgtaccatagaatctctattgaccagttagggttcctagtgaccataatactaggt
This genomic window contains:
- the LOC118035600 gene encoding protein LURP-one-related 15-like yields the protein MATGQAPGNPIPAMRTYPPVEHPVVVIGPQYLAQYPVDLAVNSDFKVSDINGTLMFQVKSKLLSLRRRFLKDAAGNTLVNLRHMIRTMHGRWEAFRGESEEQSDLIFTAKKSKLFQFKTELDVFLGNNKGEVPDFKVKEGNSESSCSILLGDSNTMLAQVHGRHTLAIMPNVDYAFIVALVVVILNGNNADDHGDSALTGLKVVDGVIEGIGSSA